DNA sequence from the Halococcus salifodinae DSM 8989 genome:
GGGGCTCACTCAGTGGGCGTGTTTCACCGTGATGGGGCTGGGCATCGGCTACTACGTCTACAACTACGACGCGCCGCTGCGCGTTTCGTCGGTGCTCACACCATTTATTGGGGCCGACAACATCAAGGACAGCTACTGGGCGAAGGCCATCGACATCCTCGCGGTGTTCGCCACCCTCGGCGGGGTGGCCACCTCACTTGGGTTCATCGGCAGCCAGTTCCTCACGGGTCTCGAATTCCAGTGGGGCATCCAGATGGGCAACATCGGAACGTTCGGCGTCATCACCGGCATGACGGTTCTGTTCACCCTCTCGCTGGTGCTCGGGGTGGATAAGGGGATTCGCCGGCTCTCGAACTTCAACATGGTGCTCTTTTTCGTGTTGATGGTTGCGACGCTCATCGTCGGCCCAACCTTCTTTATTCTGCAGACAAGTACCGACGCGCTCGGCGGGTTCGTCTCGGATTTCGTCGCGATGAGTCTGTTCATCGACGTCGCCAACAACGGCTCGTGGGTGAACGCGTGGACGGTCTTTTACTGGGCGTGGCCGCTGGCGTGGTCGCCCTTTGCGGGTCTGTTCATCGCACGCATCTCGCGCGGACGCTCCGTGCGTGAGGTCGCCTTCACCGGTATCGGCGCGACCGCGATGGCGACGGTTCCGTGGTTTCTCATCCTCGGCAGTACCGGTGTCTGGCTCCAGAACACCGGCGGCGCGAACCTACTCGGACCGATAAATCAGTACAGCGAAGCCGTCTCGGGCTACGTCCTGTACGGTGCGTTGCCGCTCGGCTCGTTGTTGCTCATCGGCTTCGTCGTCCTCGTGACGACGTTTTTCGTCACGTCGGCCGACTCCTCGACGCTCGCGGTCGCGATGATGACCACGGGCGGGAAGGAACACCCCTCGACGATAATCCGCGCGTTCTGGGGAGCGATGCTCGGTGCGGTCGCCTCGATCCTGATGATCATCGGCGGGGTCGATGCGCTCCAGTCGGCGGCCATCATCACCGGGGGACCGTTCGCCATCGTCGGTGTCATCGCCGTCATCGGACTGGCGCGCTCGTTCCGAGAACAGTCCGGTAACATCCTCCTCCAGGAGGAGACGGTGCTGTTCGGCACGAGTCGTTCGAGCAAGCAAACCGATTCCGGCACGCGACCGGAGGTCAACGACGACTGAGCGTTACCCCTATTCTATCCGCTCTTCGAGTGCTTCGGTAACGTCGGTGGTCGATGCCGCCCCGCCGAGGTCCGGCGTTCGCGGGGCCGCAGCGTCCGCAAGATGGTTCTCAACGACCGTTCGTAGTGTCTCCGCAGCGCTGCTCTCGCCGAGATGTTCGAACAGCATCGCTCCCGAACGTACCGTCGCGATCGGGTTGGCGATTTCCTGTCCAACGATATCCGGTGCGCTTCCGTGTACTGGTTCGAACATCGACGGGTACTCCATTGTCGGGTTGATATTTCCCGAGGGTGCGAGACCCATTCCGCCGGAGACGACAGCTCCGATGTCGGTGAGGATGTCCCCGAAAAGGTTCGAAGCGACGAGCACGTCGAACGCCTCGGGACGACGAATGAGGTCCATGCTGGCAGCATCAACGAGAAGGCGCTCGACCTCGACTTCCGGAAACTCCTCGTGGACCTCATTGACAATATCGTCCCAGAAAACCATTCCGTGGGCCTGTGCGTTCGATTTCGTGACGCTGGTGAGTTTTCCCTCACGTGCGGTCGCCGCCTCGAACGCCTGTCGGACGATACGTTCGGTACCTGTACGCGTGAACACCGCACTCTGAACGGCGAGTTCGGCATCCGTTCCACGGTGTTCGCGACCGCCAATATCGGAGTACTCTCCTTCGGTGTTCTCGCGGTAGACGACGAAATCGATGTCATCGGTATGGTTCTGAATGGGTGATTCGATGCCAGCAAAGAGAGTGGCTGGACGCTTACAGACGTACTGTTCGAACCCCTTCCGGATCGGAATCAACAGCCCATTGAGCGTCACGTGATCGGGTACGGACGGGTCGCCCACAGCACCTAACAGGATGGCGTCATAGCCCTCCAACTGATCGAGTCCGTCATCGGGCATCATCGTTCCCTTGCTGTGATAGCGTTCGCTGCCCCAGTCGAATACTGTCGTTTCGAGGGTGAAACCATGTCGATCCGCGACCGCCTCGAACACCGGCAGCGCAGCATCGACGACCGCCGGGCCGATGCCGTCTCCCGGGAGAAGGGCTACTTCGTATGGCACACGCCGATCATCGCCGATCCGGGTGAAAAAGATTCTCGTCGAGTCAGATCGAATCAAGCGCTCGATAACCATCCACTAGTCGAGAGAGTGATCAGTACCTGACTGGACGGCCAATCAGGTTAGTGTGAAAATTGAGGGTGGCTGAGCTGAGCGGAGTTCTTCGAGGCAAGTGGAACCATGCTCGAAGAACTCCGCTCAGTTCAGCCTCAATCTAGCAGTTCCCCGGTCGCATATCCGTCAGTAGCACCGCTCGAAACAGTTGGAGCAGCCACACCGACGATTGGCGATTTGTTGGCGTCGGCGGAAAAGACGGGCAGTGACCGCCACCGTATCGATCGCTCACCAGGAACAGTACGGTGGCTGGCGCGGTATGTGGAAGACCCACAACTTTAGTCGTGGGTCGCCTGACACTCGAATCAATGGACGCCGACGACGCGATTGACCCACCACCCACGTTCCGCAAACGGGCCACGCTGACGAGTGACCCCCGTGAGCGCTTCAGCGACGAGTGGCCCGAAGCGTGGGACGCCGCCGGCGATCTCCTCGATTGGTTCGAATCGTACGACGCGGTTCTCGACGACGAAACACCGCCGTTCGAATGGTTCGGTGGTGGCACGCTCAACGCCAGTCACGAGTGTCTCGACCGCCATCTCGACGAGCGGAAAAATCGTCTCGCGATCCGCTGGGAGGGGCAGCTCGGCGAGACGCGCACCTACACCTACCTCGACCTTCATCGCGAGGTTAACGAGTTCGCAGCGGCCCTCCGTGAGCGCGGTGTCGGGGCAGGCGACGTCGTCACGCTCTATCTGCCGGTGGTCCCCGAACTGGTGGTGGGGATGCTCGCCTGTGCGCGCCTCGGTGCACCGCACAACGTCGTTTCCGCGGGTTTTTCGGCCGATGCGCTGGCGACACGGATGGAGCGTGCCGATTCGTGCTTTCTCGTGACCTGTGATGGGTACTACCGACGCGGTGACGCGGTCAACCAGAAGCGCCGTGCGGACAACGCTCGATTGGCCATCGACCACGATCTCGAAGCCACTGTCATCGTCGAACGACTCGGAGACGCCCAACTCGGAGCCAACCAGTACGAGTACAGTCAGTTGCTCGCTGCCAACGCTGGGTGTGAGGTCGAACCGGTCGCCCGCGACTCGACGGAGACGTTGTTTTTGATCTACACCTCCGGGACGACCGGAGAGCCGAAGTCCGTCACGCACACCACCGGTGGCTATCTCGCTCACGTCGCGTGGACCGCACGCAACGTGCTCGATATCACGTCCACGGACACCTACTGGTGTACGGCCGATATCGGTTGGATCACCGGCCACTCCTACATCGTCTACGGGCCGCTGAGTTTAGGAACGACGACCATGCTCTACGAAGGCACCGCCGATCACCTCCGGAAAGATCGGCTCTTCTCGATCATCGAACGCAACGCTGTCGACGTCCTCTATACGGCACCGACGGCGATCCGGTCGTTCATGAAGTGGGGCGAGGAGTACCCCGCTCGCCACGACTTATCGAGCCTCCGGCTACTCGGCACCGTCGGCAAACCCATCGACCCGCGAGCGTGGAAGTGGTACTACACCCACGTCGGGGGCGAGTCGTGCCCGGTCGTCGATACGTGGTGGCAGACCGAAACGGGGGCCATCCTCGTCTCGACGCTGCCCGGTGTCGACGCGATGAAACCAGGCTCTGCCGGCCCGCCGCTGCCGGGTATCGACGTTGCCGTCGTCGGCCCGGACGGCAGCGAGCAGCCGGCCGGCGAGCGGGGCATGCTCGCGATCCGGACGCCGTGGCCGGGAATGCCCCGCGAGCTTGCGGCGGCGACTGACTGGGGGGCGAGTGCCGCTGCGGACGGCGAGTGGCGGTACATCGCGGGCGACGAGGCGGTCGCCGACGATGACGGGTATATTCGTGTTCTCGGTCGGCGGGACGACGCGATCACCGTTGCCAACCAGCGAATCGGGATCGCGGAGATAGAGAGCGCCGTCGTCAGCGTCGAGGGCGTCGCCGAGGCCGCAGTCGTCGGCGTCGATCACTCGACGCGGGAGACGGCGGTGTACGCCTACGTCAACCCGGCGACACAGCAGGCTGCCGACGATGCACTCCACGAGGCGGTCATCGCCGCCGTCGAGGAGGCGATCGGACCAATGGCCAGTCCCGAACGGGTCATCTTCACGCCAGAGCTCCCGAAGACCCGTTCGGGGAAGATCATGCGCCGGCTGTTGGAATCCGTCGCCAACGATGAGGACTACGGCGACCTCAGCGCGCTCCGCAACCCCGAAGTCGTCGGCGAGCTCCGCTCGAATGACGATGGAATTTCGGATGGATAGCTCATTCCGAAGCATCCATACAGTTTTGGAGAGCCACTCGGAAGCCAACAGCGGCGAGCGGGCGTAGCGACCGCAGCACCTATTTCGCTTCTCCAAATAGAGACGAAACAGGATGGATGGGCTAGCCGAGTTCCTCTGTGCGGGTGGCTACGAGCGTCTTCGTCGGGCGACCCGGACCCACCGTGGCGACCTCGTTGTCCGACTGTGTGGGGAGGTCGGGCTCCAGCCGAGTGAAGTGGTTGCCGTCAGTCCCGCTGATGTTCGCCAGACAGGTACAACACGGCTGCTCGACGTTGGAGACCGCGAGGCATTCGTTCCGGCAGCGGTGGCCCATTCGATACAGAAGTACGCCGAGTCGGTCGACGACACCGACCCACTCGTGGATGTCTCGGAGCGTCGCATCCAGATGTTGGTCAGCGAGAGCGGCACGCGAGCCGCTGATGCGACCGATGACGACCGATTCCGGGACGTCTCGACGCGGGACCTCCGGGCCGCTCACGCCCGTCAACTGTTTCACGATGGAGTCGATACACGAATCGTCCTCGCAGTGACCGCCTACGAACGGGTTGCTGCGCTGGAACCCTACCTCCCGGCCCCGGATCGTGAAGCGGTCGCGACGGCTCTCGCGGAGGGGGACACACCGACAGCCGACGGCCTGCCCGTCTGGCTCCGGCGAGCAGCACGGGTCGCAGCCGATGTGGGGGAGACACTCGCGGTCGACAGTAGCGCAGCGGATATCTACGAGATGGTCTGTGATCGACTGGCCGAGACGGACGGCTATCGCTTCGCCTGGATCGCGGAGACGACTGGCGACGGGCTCGCGGTTCGGGCACACGCCGGTACCACAGCCGAGAGTGTCGATCGAACGCTTGCCGACCGGAGCGACCTCGTCACCGACGTGGTCGGAGAGCAGGGCGTCCGCGCCGTAGATGTCGGGGACACCACGCTACTCGCCGTTCCACTCGTCGGGGAGATGACCCGTGGCCTGCTCGGGATCGGAACGTTTCGAGAGGACGTCAACGCTATCGAGCGTGACTTACTCGGCGCACTCGGTGCACAGGTCGGCCACGCGCTCGCCGTGCTCGAACATCGGCGGCTGTTGCTCGCCGATACAGTGACCGAGCTGACGTTCGATATCGGGCGCGAAGCGGCGTTCCTGCCCGAAACCGCGGCCACACTCGACTGTGAGTTCGAACTCGTCGGCATCGTCCCCGCCGACGAGGGGGTGCTCTGTTACGTCACGACCCGAACGGTCACGCCGGATGCGGTCTTCGAGCGCGCGAGCGCTACCGATGCGGTGGGCGACGTTCGATTCGTCAGCGACGACGAGACGGGCCTGCTGCTCGAACTCATGCTCCAGCGTTCTCCGATCCAGACGCTCGCGAAGGCCGGTGGTCAGATTCGCTCCTACGAGATCAGTTCGCAAGGTGGACGACTGGTCGGGGAGGTATCGACCGATGCAAACGTTCGACACATCGTCGAGACCGTGACCGACGCGTTTTCCACGGTCCACCTGACGGCGAAACGGGAAACCGAACCCGAGGCCACGACCGACATCCGATTTCGCGAGACGCTGGCCGACGAGCTCACCGAGCGACAGACTGCGGCGCTTCGATCGGCCTACTTCGGTGGCTACTTCGAGTGGCCGCGTGATTCGACAGCCGAGGAACTGGCCGACTCACTCGACGTCTCGTCGCCGACGCTCCACCATCACCTTCGCATCGCCCAGCAGAAACTGCTTCGTTCGTTCTTCGACGACGGCGTGTAGCACGAGGCCACGATGCAGCCGTGGACACTCGAACCTAAGCATCTAGGATGGTCGTTGTCACGAGAACGGTACCCGTGTGAGATACTACCGTTCGATTTGTCGACTCAGCTCACGGTAGCGGTCCCCAAACCCACGAATCACCCGGAAACGGTGGTAGCAACGAGGTCGTTGGAATAATTAGCAGCTTTCTTTATGATGGATCCATCGGGAGGGGGACTCGTCAATGTCGGAGCAAGACATCGAACTGGAAGCTCGGCTGGCCGAACAGGACGAGTTCGAGCCGCCGGGATCGTTCGTCGAACAGGCAAACGTGTCCGATCCGTCGATCTACGACGAATTCGCGGAGGATTGGCCGGGGTGTTGGGAACACGCCGCGGCCCTTCTCGATTGGTCCACGGCGTACGAGCAGGTCTTGGACGACTCGAACCCGCCGTTTTACGAGTGGTTCACCGGCGGCGAACTCAACGCATCCGCGAACTGTCTCGACCGCCATCTCGACGAGCGCGGTGACGAGACCGCCATCGAGTGGATCGGCGAACTCGGCGAGACGCGCACCTACACCTACCGTGACCTCCACCGCGAGGTCAACGAGTTCGCGGCGGCTCTCCGCGAGCAGGGTGTCGAGGCGGACGACGTCGTCACCCTCTACATGCCGATGGTGCCGGAGCTACCGATCGCCATGCTCGCGTGCGCCCGACTCGGCGCACCCCATTCGGTCGTCTTCGCCGGCTTTTCCGCCAACGCGCTGGCGACTCGGATGGAAAGCGCCGATTCCTCGGTGCTGGTGACCTGTGACGGCTACTACCGCCGCGGAGAGGCCCTCGAACACAAGCCGAAAGCCGACGAAGGAGTGGCGGGCGTCGGTCACGACGTGACGGGCGTCGTCGTCGATCGTCTCGGCGACGAGTACGACCACCCGATGCGGGAGACGGACCACGACTACGACGCGCTGGTTGCGGACCATGCCGAAAGCGAGGTCGAACCGGTCGCCCGCGACGCCGAGGACATGCTGTTCCTGATGTACACCTCGGGGACGACCGGCGAGCCGAAAGGCGTCAAACACACCACCGGAGGCTATCTCTCGTGGGTGGCGTGGACGAGTCACGCGGTGCTCGACGTGAAACCCGAGGACACCTACTGGTGTTCGGCCGACATCGGCTGGATCACTGGCCACTCCTACATCGTCTACGGGCCGCTGAGTTCAGGAACGACCACGGTGATGTACGAGGGGACACCTGACTACCCCGACAAGGACCGACTCTGGGAGATCGTCGACGAGTACGACGTCACCCAGCTCTATACGGCACCGACGGCGATCCGGTCGTTCATGAAGTGGGGCGAGGAGTACCCCGCTCGCCACGACTTATCGAGCCTCCGGCTGCTCGGCACCGTCGGCGAGCCGATCAACCCGCGCGCGTGGAAATGGTACTACAGACACATCGGGAGCGAGTCGTGCCCGGTCGTCGATACGTGGTGGCAGACCGAGACCGGCGGGATGATGGTGACGACGTTGCCGGGCGTCGGGAACATGAAACCCGGTTCGGCCGGCCCGCCGCTGCCAGGGGTCGATGCCGATATCGTCGATGCCGCCGGCGAGACGGTCGCAGCCGGGCAGGCGGGCTATCTCACCATCCAGAAACCGTGGCCCGGGATGTTACGAACGCTGTACCGAAACGACGAGCGCTTCATCGAGGAGTACTGGGCGGAGTACTCCGATACGGACTCCGAGGACCCCGACGATTGGGTCTACTTCCCCGAAGACGGGGCGAAAATCGATGACGACGGCTATCTCACCGTCCTCGGTCGCGTCGATGACGTCATCAACGTCTCCGGTCATCGCCTCGGGACGATGGAAATCGAGAGCGCGATCGTCGGCGTCGAGGGCG
Encoded proteins:
- a CDS encoding acetate--CoA ligase; this encodes MDADDAIDPPPTFRKRATLTSDPRERFSDEWPEAWDAAGDLLDWFESYDAVLDDETPPFEWFGGGTLNASHECLDRHLDERKNRLAIRWEGQLGETRTYTYLDLHREVNEFAAALRERGVGAGDVVTLYLPVVPELVVGMLACARLGAPHNVVSAGFSADALATRMERADSCFLVTCDGYYRRGDAVNQKRRADNARLAIDHDLEATVIVERLGDAQLGANQYEYSQLLAANAGCEVEPVARDSTETLFLIYTSGTTGEPKSVTHTTGGYLAHVAWTARNVLDITSTDTYWCTADIGWITGHSYIVYGPLSLGTTTMLYEGTADHLRKDRLFSIIERNAVDVLYTAPTAIRSFMKWGEEYPARHDLSSLRLLGTVGKPIDPRAWKWYYTHVGGESCPVVDTWWQTETGAILVSTLPGVDAMKPGSAGPPLPGIDVAVVGPDGSEQPAGERGMLAIRTPWPGMPRELAAATDWGASAAADGEWRYIAGDEAVADDDGYIRVLGRRDDAITVANQRIGIAEIESAVVSVEGVAEAAVVGVDHSTRETAVYAYVNPATQQAADDALHEAVIAAVEEAIGPMASPERVIFTPELPKTRSGKIMRRLLESVANDEDYGDLSALRNPEVVGELRSNDDGISDG
- a CDS encoding bacterio-opsin activator domain-containing protein; this translates as MDGLAEFLCAGGYERLRRATRTHRGDLVVRLCGEVGLQPSEVVAVSPADVRQTGTTRLLDVGDREAFVPAAVAHSIQKYAESVDDTDPLVDVSERRIQMLVSESGTRAADATDDDRFRDVSTRDLRAAHARQLFHDGVDTRIVLAVTAYERVAALEPYLPAPDREAVATALAEGDTPTADGLPVWLRRAARVAADVGETLAVDSSAADIYEMVCDRLAETDGYRFAWIAETTGDGLAVRAHAGTTAESVDRTLADRSDLVTDVVGEQGVRAVDVGDTTLLAVPLVGEMTRGLLGIGTFREDVNAIERDLLGALGAQVGHALAVLEHRRLLLADTVTELTFDIGREAAFLPETAATLDCEFELVGIVPADEGVLCYVTTRTVTPDAVFERASATDAVGDVRFVSDDETGLLLELMLQRSPIQTLAKAGGQIRSYEISSQGGRLVGEVSTDANVRHIVETVTDAFSTVHLTAKRETEPEATTDIRFRETLADELTERQTAALRSAYFGGYFEWPRDSTAEELADSLDVSSPTLHHHLRIAQQKLLRSFFDDGV
- the acs gene encoding acetate--CoA ligase translates to MSEQDIELEARLAEQDEFEPPGSFVEQANVSDPSIYDEFAEDWPGCWEHAAALLDWSTAYEQVLDDSNPPFYEWFTGGELNASANCLDRHLDERGDETAIEWIGELGETRTYTYRDLHREVNEFAAALREQGVEADDVVTLYMPMVPELPIAMLACARLGAPHSVVFAGFSANALATRMESADSSVLVTCDGYYRRGEALEHKPKADEGVAGVGHDVTGVVVDRLGDEYDHPMRETDHDYDALVADHAESEVEPVARDAEDMLFLMYTSGTTGEPKGVKHTTGGYLSWVAWTSHAVLDVKPEDTYWCSADIGWITGHSYIVYGPLSSGTTTVMYEGTPDYPDKDRLWEIVDEYDVTQLYTAPTAIRSFMKWGEEYPARHDLSSLRLLGTVGEPINPRAWKWYYRHIGSESCPVVDTWWQTETGGMMVTTLPGVGNMKPGSAGPPLPGVDADIVDAAGETVAAGQAGYLTIQKPWPGMLRTLYRNDERFIEEYWAEYSDTDSEDPDDWVYFPEDGAKIDDDGYLTVLGRVDDVINVSGHRLGTMEIESAIVGVEGVAEAAVVGGDHEVKGEAVYAYVITEDGYAGDDGMRDGIIAGVEDGIGPIARPEAVVFTPELPKTRSGKIMRRLLEDIANGEELGNTNTLRNPEIVEEIQQHVGGS
- a CDS encoding tartrate dehydrogenase, with the protein product MPYEVALLPGDGIGPAVVDAALPVFEAVADRHGFTLETTVFDWGSERYHSKGTMMPDDGLDQLEGYDAILLGAVGDPSVPDHVTLNGLLIPIRKGFEQYVCKRPATLFAGIESPIQNHTDDIDFVVYRENTEGEYSDIGGREHRGTDAELAVQSAVFTRTGTERIVRQAFEAATAREGKLTSVTKSNAQAHGMVFWDDIVNEVHEEFPEVEVERLLVDAASMDLIRRPEAFDVLVASNLFGDILTDIGAVVSGGMGLAPSGNINPTMEYPSMFEPVHGSAPDIVGQEIANPIATVRSGAMLFEHLGESSAAETLRTVVENHLADAAAPRTPDLGGAASTTDVTEALEERIE
- a CDS encoding BCCT family transporter, producing the protein MGPIEEFRDEVEPVIFAFGAGITLLFVAVFALAPETAATVVSGANQFVLAHFNWAFLVIMLFFLLFLFFLILGPWGSLRFGDESPEFSFFSYFTMMYSAGLAAGIVFWGPAEALIHYANVPPLYGGVAAESTAAMPIAVQYAVFHWGLTQWACFTVMGLGIGYYVYNYDAPLRVSSVLTPFIGADNIKDSYWAKAIDILAVFATLGGVATSLGFIGSQFLTGLEFQWGIQMGNIGTFGVITGMTVLFTLSLVLGVDKGIRRLSNFNMVLFFVLMVATLIVGPTFFILQTSTDALGGFVSDFVAMSLFIDVANNGSWVNAWTVFYWAWPLAWSPFAGLFIARISRGRSVREVAFTGIGATAMATVPWFLILGSTGVWLQNTGGANLLGPINQYSEAVSGYVLYGALPLGSLLLIGFVVLVTTFFVTSADSSTLAVAMMTTGGKEHPSTIIRAFWGAMLGAVASILMIIGGVDALQSAAIITGGPFAIVGVIAVIGLARSFREQSGNILLQEETVLFGTSRSSKQTDSGTRPEVNDD